Proteins encoded together in one Astyanax mexicanus isolate ESR-SI-001 chromosome 10, AstMex3_surface, whole genome shotgun sequence window:
- the c10h12orf29 gene encoding uncharacterized protein C12orf29 homolog isoform X1 yields MRRLGSVQHKIPCVFLTRVEQEPSSKRDRQQFQVVATENVNPVALESNIDCALATEKLDGTCCYVTTYNGEPNLWARLDRKPTKQAEKRFKKYQYSQKTCKGFTWNMEEDFRAVPDSWIPAHRVRHENGHPVPEDHGHIPGWVPVEKNNKQYCWHASVVNYDTGLALVLRPHPEDEGLLEIASVPLSELLEQTLELIGTNINGNPYGLGSKKHPVHVLVPHGILQVRNAPPVEYQQLHSWFQESHEGCVEGIVWHCNDGTLIKVHRHHLGLKWPDGDTFLNSRPVVVHVDRRAYGPESLSDSHNDLFSTLSSLSGQLFHSIRDIQFQADL; encoded by the exons CAATTTCAGGTGGTCGCCACTGAAAATGTAAATCCTGTAGCTCTGGAATCAAACATCGACTGTGCCCTCGCTACTGAGAAGCTGGATGGCACATGCTGCTATGTTACAACATACAACG GTGAACCAAACCTTTGGGCTCGGCTAGACCGGAAACCAACCAAGCAGGCAGAAAAGAGGTTCAAAAAATATCAGTACTCCCAGAAAACCTGTAAAG GGTTTACATGGAATATGGAAGAAGATTTTAGAGCTGTGCCAGACTCCTGGATTCCTGCACACCGGGTTCGTCATGAAAATGGTCATCCTGTACCTGAAGATCATGGTCATATTCCTG GATGGGTTCCAGTTGAGAAAAACAACAAGCAGTACTGTTGGCATGCCTCTGTGGTGAATTATGACACTGGATTGGCTCTGGTTTTGAGGCCCCACCCAGAAGATGAAGGTCTGCTGGAAATTGCCAGCGTTCCACTGTCagagctgctggagcagacactggaGCTGATTGGAACCAACATTAATGGAAATCCGTATG GGTTAGGAAGCAAAAAGCATCCAGTCCATGTTTTGGTGCCTCATGGGATCCTGCAGGTCAGGAATGCTCCTCCAGTGGAATACCAGCAGCTTCACTCCTGGTTTCAAGAAAGCCATGAGGGCTGTGTAGAGGGAATTGTTTGGCATTGTAATGATGGGACTCTGATCAAG GTTCATCGACATCACTTGGGTCTAAAGTGGCCAGATGGTGACACTTTCCTAAACTCACGGCCTGTTGTTGTTCATGTGGACAGAAGGGCATATGGTCCAGAGAGTTTGTCTGACTCACATAATGACTTATTCAGCACCCTCTCCAGCCTCAGTGGACAGCTTTTCCACTCCATTCGAGACATCCAGTTTCAGGCTGATCTGTGA
- the c10h12orf29 gene encoding uncharacterized protein C12orf29 homolog isoform X2 encodes MRRLGSVQHKIPCVFLTRVEQEPSSKRDRQQFQVVATENVNPVALESNIDCALATEKLDGTCCYVTTYNGFTWNMEEDFRAVPDSWIPAHRVRHENGHPVPEDHGHIPGWVPVEKNNKQYCWHASVVNYDTGLALVLRPHPEDEGLLEIASVPLSELLEQTLELIGTNINGNPYGLGSKKHPVHVLVPHGILQVRNAPPVEYQQLHSWFQESHEGCVEGIVWHCNDGTLIKVHRHHLGLKWPDGDTFLNSRPVVVHVDRRAYGPESLSDSHNDLFSTLSSLSGQLFHSIRDIQFQADL; translated from the exons CAATTTCAGGTGGTCGCCACTGAAAATGTAAATCCTGTAGCTCTGGAATCAAACATCGACTGTGCCCTCGCTACTGAGAAGCTGGATGGCACATGCTGCTATGTTACAACATACAACG GGTTTACATGGAATATGGAAGAAGATTTTAGAGCTGTGCCAGACTCCTGGATTCCTGCACACCGGGTTCGTCATGAAAATGGTCATCCTGTACCTGAAGATCATGGTCATATTCCTG GATGGGTTCCAGTTGAGAAAAACAACAAGCAGTACTGTTGGCATGCCTCTGTGGTGAATTATGACACTGGATTGGCTCTGGTTTTGAGGCCCCACCCAGAAGATGAAGGTCTGCTGGAAATTGCCAGCGTTCCACTGTCagagctgctggagcagacactggaGCTGATTGGAACCAACATTAATGGAAATCCGTATG GGTTAGGAAGCAAAAAGCATCCAGTCCATGTTTTGGTGCCTCATGGGATCCTGCAGGTCAGGAATGCTCCTCCAGTGGAATACCAGCAGCTTCACTCCTGGTTTCAAGAAAGCCATGAGGGCTGTGTAGAGGGAATTGTTTGGCATTGTAATGATGGGACTCTGATCAAG GTTCATCGACATCACTTGGGTCTAAAGTGGCCAGATGGTGACACTTTCCTAAACTCACGGCCTGTTGTTGTTCATGTGGACAGAAGGGCATATGGTCCAGAGAGTTTGTCTGACTCACATAATGACTTATTCAGCACCCTCTCCAGCCTCAGTGGACAGCTTTTCCACTCCATTCGAGACATCCAGTTTCAGGCTGATCTGTGA